A DNA window from Gigantopelta aegis isolate Gae_Host chromosome 4, Gae_host_genome, whole genome shotgun sequence contains the following coding sequences:
- the LOC121371350 gene encoding uncharacterized protein LOC121371350 isoform X1, with translation MSYVRTFFLQFRSFVSEVKLCPKCPDVIHKRNDHIRMEWNSQLVTWPQKWGFLILEYAKLNKELDTRQKLTPSEEQALAWTVNGNIHLPPIKNIRTSEEGRKKFPKTAAQVVGWRAHKDLSVPSYLWLQRPKPRISIDRLLNWPVG, from the exons atgtcGTATGTGCGAACATTTTTCTTACAGTTTCGGTCTTTTGTATCAGAAGTTAAATTGTGTCCGAAGTGTCCAGATGTCATTCATAAAAG AAATGACCATATTCGTATGGAATGGAATAGTCAGCTAGTCACATGGCCACAAAAGTGGGGCTTTTTGATCCTTGAATATGCAAAG CTGAACAAAGAACTAGATACGAGACAGAAACTGACTCCGAGTGAGGAACAAGCACTGGCCTGGACTGTCAATGGTAATATTCATCTTCCACCTATCAAAAACATTCGGACATcggaagaaggaagaaagaaattcCCCAAAACAGCGGCTCAGGTGGTTGGCTGGAGAGCACACAAGGATTTGTCAGTACCAAGCTATTTGTGGCTGCAGAGACCAAAGCCAAGGATTTCAATCGACAGGTTATTGAACTGGCCGGTTGGTTAA
- the LOC121371350 gene encoding uncharacterized protein LOC121371350 isoform X2: protein MPKVNQRRNDHIRMEWNSQLVTWPQKWGFLILEYAKLNKELDTRQKLTPSEEQALAWTVNGNIHLPPIKNIRTSEEGRKKFPKTAAQVVGWRAHKDLSVPSYLWLQRPKPRISIDRLLNWPVG, encoded by the exons AAATGACCATATTCGTATGGAATGGAATAGTCAGCTAGTCACATGGCCACAAAAGTGGGGCTTTTTGATCCTTGAATATGCAAAG CTGAACAAAGAACTAGATACGAGACAGAAACTGACTCCGAGTGAGGAACAAGCACTGGCCTGGACTGTCAATGGTAATATTCATCTTCCACCTATCAAAAACATTCGGACATcggaagaaggaagaaagaaattcCCCAAAACAGCGGCTCAGGTGGTTGGCTGGAGAGCACACAAGGATTTGTCAGTACCAAGCTATTTGTGGCTGCAGAGACCAAAGCCAAGGATTTCAATCGACAGGTTATTGAACTGGCCGGTTGGTTAA